CGACCGTCGCTCGCGCGATTTCTCCGCCGAACAGTAGAGCCGATCGCGCGCGACATCGACGTACGTCGCACTCAGATCTACGACTATGAACTGAGAGAGCGTCCTGTAGGCGGTCTGGAAATCGAACTTTTCGTAACACTTCCTTACTGCTTCATCCACCTGAGAAAACACGGCGAGGATATAGCGATCAAATTCAAGCAGGTCGGAGATTTCAACCGCGTCGCGCGCGGGATCGAAGTCAGCCAGGTTGCCCAGCACGAACCGGCAGGTGTTGCGAATCTTTCGATACGACTCCGACACCGCGCTGAAAATCGTCTGGCCGAGCGTGATATCGGCGGTGTAGTCGAGCGACGCGTACACCAGTCGCAGCACGTCGGCCCCCATCCGTCCGACCGCGTCGACGGCGTCCTCCGAGTTGCCGAGCGACTTGGACATCTTGCGGCCCCGCTCATCCACCGTCAGTCCATGGCTGATTACGCTCTTGAACGGCGCCGCGTCGCGCTCCGACACCGCGCAGACCAGCGACGATCCGAACCATCCGCGCGCCTGTTCCACCGCTTCCAGGTACGCGTCCGCGGGCCAGGCGAGATCAGGGCGCGCGCCAAGCACGGCGGCTTGCGAGGAGCCCGAATCGAACCACACGTCGAGGATGTCTTCTTGCTTGATAAAATCGGCGCCGCCGCACCGCTGGCATTTGAGGCCCGGCGCGACAAAGTCCGCCGCCGGCCGGCTGTACCATGCGTCGGAACCTTCGCGCGCGAAAATTTCCTCGACTCGATCCATCGTCGCAAGCAGCGGCGCGACCTCATCGCATTTCGCGCATCTGACCGCGGGAATCGGCACGCCCCACGCGCGCTGGCGCGAGATGCACCAGTCGGGGCGCGTCTCCGTCATGTTGCGGATCCGATCGCGCGACCATCCGGGATACCATTTCACCTTGTCGATCGCGTCGATCACTTTGACCCGCAGTTGGTTGTGGTCGATGCTCACGAACCATTGCTCGGTCGCAAGAAAGATCAGCGGATTGTGGCATCGCCAGCAATGCGGGTAGCTGTGCGAGAAGTTTTGCGCATGCAGCAGCGCGCCGGCCGCGCGCAGTCTCTCGACGATCGGCTTGTTCGCCTTGAAGACGTTCTGCCCCGCCCATTCTCCGCCCTCCGCCGTGAACACTCCGCCCCCATCGACCGGCGTGAACGGCGTCAGCGCGTAGGCCTTGCCGACCACGAAATCCTCGTAGCCATGTCCCGGCGCGGTATGCACCAGTCCGGTGCCGGCGTCCGCCGTCACGTGCTCGGCGTACATCAGCTTCACGTCGCGCGGGATAAACGGATGCCGAAAGATGTCCTGGCCGTCCAGCGCCTTGAGCGCCTTGGCGCCGAGCGCGATGCGTTTTTCGACTGCCAGCCCGCATTCCTTCTCGAGGTTGCCGGCCAGTCGCGACGCGACCACGTAGTAATGCTCGCCGGCCTTCAACGCGACGTAGTCGAAGGTCGCGTTCAGTGAGATTCCGAGATTCGCCGGCAAAGTCCACGGCGTTGTCGTCCAGATTACGGCCGACAGTTTGCCGGCCTTGTGCGCGGCGTCAAGCTCGGCGCCGTCGCTGCGATCCGCGGCCAGCGCGCCCGCATCCTTGAGGTTCGAATTGAACGCGAACGCCACGTAGATCGACGGCGAAACGTGATCGCGGTACTCGACTTCGGCTTCCGCCAGCGCCGTGCGGCATTCGAAGCACCAATGCACCGGGCGCAATCCCCGATACACGTAGCCGCGCTCGACCATCTTGCGCAGCACGCCGATTTCGGCCGCGTCGTACTCTGGCGCCATCGTGAGATACGGCTTGAACCAATCGCCGATCACTCCCAGCCGCCGGAAGTCCGAGCGCTGCAAGTCGATCCATTTCTCCGCTTCGGCGCGGCACAGCTTGCGCAGCTCGAGCTTGGAAATCGTGCGCGCCTGGTCGCCGAGTTCGCGCGATACCTTGTGCTCGATGGGCATCCCGTGACAGTCCCATCCCGGCACGAACGGGGTGCGATATCCCATCATCGAGCGCGATCGCACCACGAAGTCTTTCAGAATTTTGTTGAGCGCGGTCCCCAGATGCACCCGGCCGTTGGCGTACGGCGGCCCGTCGTGCAGCACCCACAACTGCGCGTCCTTGCGCGCCTCCATCAGGCGCCCGTAAAGGTCGGTCTGGTCCCAATGCTTGAGCATTTCCGGCTCCCGCTTGGGCAGATTCGCCTTCATCGGGAAGTCGGTCTTGGGAAGTTTCAGCGTCGATTTGTAGTCGGTCTCAGCCACGCGCCATGTTGCCCGCGCGCCCGTGCGCGCGCGATCTCCTTCGCATTTTTCAAGAATTGAGCGTCCGACCAGATTAACTTACGCCGCGCTCGCTGGCGAGTATCGAGCGCGGCCGCGCATCGGCGATGCCCCTGCCTGTTTGAATCCCGCCGCCAGTCTCCATATCATCTCTCGCGCACGATTGAAGCATCGAATCGCAAATCAATAGAAAAAATCATGGGACTCAGAAAAGTAACTCTGTTCGATAAAGAAGGCACCACCCTCGTTCCCGTGAACGAGGACGGTCAGGCGAAACCCGCCGTGATGGGCGTGCGATGGGTCAATCCCATCACCTTCGAAACCATTCGCGTGCGCGGCGGCAAACGCACCGGCCCCAGGAACGAAGTCCTGATGGAAGTTCCCGCGACGCTCGACACCGGTGCGTTCGCAATCGAGGACTTGCCCCCGCCCAAGGTCAAGCAAAAGCTCGCGCAAATCGAAAAGTCCGCCGGCGCGGGGAAATCGGCGAAGAAACCATGACCGAGCCGGGTGCGCTCGCGGGCCTGCGCGTGCTCGACCTGACCGGCCATCGCGCACAATTTTGCGCGCGGCTGCTGGCCGACATGGGCGCCGACGTGATCAAAGTCGAACCGCCCGCCGGTGACGACGCGCGCCGCATCGGTCCCTTCCTCGACGACCTCCCGCATCTCGACCGCAGCCTGTTCTTCTGGTTCTACAATCTCAACAAGCGCTCCCTCACGCTCGATCTCAACCATTCCCGCGGCGCCGACATCCTGCTCCAGCTCGCCCGCTCGGCCGATGTCGTCATCGAGAGCTACGCGCCGGGCACGCTGG
The DNA window shown above is from Candidatus Binatus sp. and carries:
- the ileS gene encoding isoleucine--tRNA ligase — translated: MAETDYKSTLKLPKTDFPMKANLPKREPEMLKHWDQTDLYGRLMEARKDAQLWVLHDGPPYANGRVHLGTALNKILKDFVVRSRSMMGYRTPFVPGWDCHGMPIEHKVSRELGDQARTISKLELRKLCRAEAEKWIDLQRSDFRRLGVIGDWFKPYLTMAPEYDAAEIGVLRKMVERGYVYRGLRPVHWCFECRTALAEAEVEYRDHVSPSIYVAFAFNSNLKDAGALAADRSDGAELDAAHKAGKLSAVIWTTTPWTLPANLGISLNATFDYVALKAGEHYYVVASRLAGNLEKECGLAVEKRIALGAKALKALDGQDIFRHPFIPRDVKLMYAEHVTADAGTGLVHTAPGHGYEDFVVGKAYALTPFTPVDGGGVFTAEGGEWAGQNVFKANKPIVERLRAAGALLHAQNFSHSYPHCWRCHNPLIFLATEQWFVSIDHNQLRVKVIDAIDKVKWYPGWSRDRIRNMTETRPDWCISRQRAWGVPIPAVRCAKCDEVAPLLATMDRVEEIFAREGSDAWYSRPAADFVAPGLKCQRCGGADFIKQEDILDVWFDSGSSQAAVLGARPDLAWPADAYLEAVEQARGWFGSSLVCAVSERDAAPFKSVISHGLTVDERGRKMSKSLGNSEDAVDAVGRMGADVLRLVYASLDYTADITLGQTIFSAVSESYRKIRNTCRFVLGNLADFDPARDAVEISDLLEFDRYILAVFSQVDEAVRKCYEKFDFQTAYRTLSQFIVVDLSATYVDVARDRLYCSAEKSRERRSAQTALFTILDALLRMLAPLIPFTAEEVYSYLPGKKEPSVHLLTLNDLSSWNDTELVSRWAPLLRIREEALKLLEAMRKAGTIGAPLDAAISLGADDGSESGLAQTIRQYRDELRDLFIVSEVAILGDAEAAEIRRQAGGREDFAVDGSFARAAANPAITLLGRHASGVKCARCWKYFDDGSDHPLDARCRAVVGA